In a genomic window of Scomber japonicus isolate fScoJap1 chromosome 17, fScoJap1.pri, whole genome shotgun sequence:
- the tbx18 gene encoding T-box transcription factor TBX18, giving the protein MAEKRRSPCALSVKAHAFSVEALIGAEKRRRTAGEDAESPGYEDGTDVSDLTGSPGPRADRASTSDRGSEAECASDGSPESEDTLLESPQPAALCTASATGSGEDTRVDLQGSDLWKRFHEIGTEMIITKAGRRMFPAMRVKITGLDPHQQYYIAMDIIPVDNKRYRYVYHSSKWMVAGNADSPVPPRVYIHPDSPASGETWMRQVVSFDKLKLTNNELDDQGHIILHSMHKYQPRVHVIRKECGEELSPVRAIPAGEGTRTFSFPETVFTTVTAYQNQQITRLKIDRNPFAKGFRDSGRNRMGLEALVESYAFWRPSLRTLTFEDIPGMAKQGVPGAHGGLGASSHLLSTSPCSSPFQVCPLSPPDYACSRPTHPLHRYSNPPEPFPPPRGPSAYDGEGFCSLPLPASQLGYLSNPTPQGYAGLRLHTPPYSLYGYTFPPSPRLAASPDKMAAATTANHQSPFLGSSPSGTLTDSLGVLSGGQQGFLFDSRTLGLAGSQPGGGASQVTAHMG; this is encoded by the exons ATGGCAGAGAAGCGGCGGTCCCCCTGCGCCCTGAGCGTCAAGGCGCACGCATTCTCTGTAGAGGCTTTGATCGGGGCTGAAAAAAGACGCAGGACGGCCGGAGAGGATGCCGAGTCCCCCGGCTACGAGGACGGAACTGATGTCTCTGATCTAACCGGGAGCCCGGGCCCGCGGGCCGACAGAGCCAGCACCAGTGATCGGGGCAGCGAGGCTGAATGTGCCAGTGACGGATCTC CAGAGAGCGAGGACACGCTGTTAGAGAGCCCGCAGCCCGCAGCTCTTTGCACGGCCTCGGCCACCGGTTCTGGAGAGGACACCCGGGTGGACCTGCAGGGATCAGACCTGTGGAAACGGTTCCACGAGATCGGCACAGAAATGATCATCACCAAGGCTGGAAG GCGGATGTTCCCCGCTATGCGTGTGAAGATTACGGGCTTGGACCCCCATCAGCAGTATTACATTGCCATGGATATAATCCCCGTGGACAACAAGCGATACAG GTACGTGTACCACAGCTCTAAGTGGATGGTTGCAGGGAATGCGGATTCTCCTGTGCCGCCCAGGGTGTACATCCACCCGGACTCCCCGGCCTCGGGAGAGACGTGGATGCGTCAAGTGGTCAGCTTTGACAAACTCAAACTGACCAATAACGAGCTGGACGACCAGGGACAT ATTATTCTGCACTCCATGCATAAGTACCAGCCGCGGGTCCATGTGATCCGTAAGGAGTGTGGAGAGGAGTTATCCCCAGTGAGAGCTATCCCTGCTGGGGAAGGCACCCGGACCTTCTCCTTCCCTGAGACCGTGTTCACCACCGTCACAGCATATCAGAACCAACAG ATAACAAGGCTGAAAATTGACAGAAACCCATTTGCTAAAGGCTTCAGAGACTCTGGCAGAAACCG GATGGGTCTGGAGGCTTTGGTTGAGTCTTACGCATTCTGGCGTCCATCTCTGCGGACACTCACATTTGAGGACATCCCTGGCATGGCTAAGCAAG GAGTCCCAGGAGCTCATGGAGGGCTTGGAGCATCATCTCACCTGCTATCCACATCTCCGTGCTCCTCGCCTTTCCAGGTTTGCCCCCTAAGCCCACCTGACTACGCCTGCAGCCGACCCACGCACCCTCTCCATCGTTACAGCAACCCCCCAGAGCCATTCCCCCCTCCCAGAGGTCCATCAGCGTACGATGGTGAAGGATTCTGTTCCCTGCCTCTCCCTGCTTCTCAACTTGGCTATCTATCCAACCCTACCCCGCAGGGTTACGCCGGTCTTCGCCTCCACACACCGCCCTACAGCCTGTATGGCTACACATTTCCTCCCTCACCACGCCTCGCTGCCAGTCCAGACAAAATGGCCGCTGCTACCACTGCCAATCATCAAAGTCCCTTCCTTGGCTCGTCTCCCAGTGGGACGCTAACGGACAGTCTGGGTGTGCTCAGCGGAGGACAGCAGGGCTTCTTGTTTGATTCTCGGACTTTAGGACTGGCCGGTAGCCAGCCGGGAGGTGGGGCCTCGCAGGTCACTGCCCACATGGGCTGA